The following nucleotide sequence is from Siniperca chuatsi isolate FFG_IHB_CAS linkage group LG2, ASM2008510v1, whole genome shotgun sequence.
GAATGTAGAGCAATGTTAGCTGTTTTTGTTGGCATTAAACTGTTTTATTGTCGACGCTCTGTTAATATCTAGCATCATGAATTGTCAAGAAGGACTCTTggctgtttaaaatgttaaatactcTGATTTAACTTCACCGGAAGACTCACGTTTCACCCGGAAGTGTTTAACCGAAAGTCAAGAAAACAATTGTGAGGCAAAACATCAATGGGGGTCACTTGGTGAGATGATTACTTTAAGatttttagctttattttaaaaattaacaatattCGGAGcactatttctttaatttgcATATAGCTTCATCTTCAGCAACTCGCCTTAACCTACGCACATATATTTTTGTCACTTGGCAGCGCTGCATCGCTCAGTTTCACTCACACGAAGCTCAACTAAAAAAAGCAGATGCTATTTGGCTTCTCAGTCCTTCCCGACAGATTACGCCGATGTTTTCTAACACGATGTGGTGCTTTGtctgtcctgcagtgtgtgccAAGTGCCTGTGGCAGAGGGGAAGAGTGTGCAGCAGACAGTTGATATCCTGCACAAGAAACTGGAGCAGCTGGGTGCTGTGAAGCAGGGCAGCTTCTGTGTAGACTGTGAGACATACCATGCAACAGGAAATGTCAGCGGTAATACTTTTTCTTTGAGCATCAGATTTAATCTGATTGTTCTGACAGACTGTAAATCTTTACATCACAGTAGCATTACTCTCACCCTCATCGTACTTAGGAGGGATAGGAGATATTCCTGCGAGTTAGTATTGcgcttccataaagttgggcgACATATAAgatacagatttttaaaagaatggCCATAgtccaagatatcctgacttttaggcCATGATATTGCTCCAAAATCCctgaatcctacatttcccacaatgcaactcaatagcgaCATTCTTTAGACCCTGATCAAGTCCACGTTCttaatttttaaagtttttgctGCAAAATTTGAAGTCTCAAGCCCAAGCCGAGGGGACCCTGGATGTCACCAGGGTAATTTTATCTTTAGAAAGCCCCCTCCAGAGACACAGAAGATGTTTTACATATGTTTTCACAGGTTACTCCTCGGGACAAGTTAACTGGTCTTCATGTTTTAAATAGATGAAGTGCTATCATCAGTACAACCATTAAATTATAACCCCTTAAACACTAAGATCCTGCATCTAAGTGACAACATATATGTGTAAGAAAATAATGGTTTTTCACTGTCTTATAGTATTAGTATATAGTATTGTTGTAACAAGTATTTACATGAACTTGGGCAACTCCATAGATGGCTATATACTCTATTATGCTGCTGGCTACTATGAACTATAatagtttattgtattttaatagtttctggtaTTGTTGCATGAAAAGTCTTAATCTGTAAGTAACTACACATACTAAGGCCAccagataaatgtaatgaaataaaaactacaatgttACAAGTGTTTCTCAgtgttttgattcattttgtgaaaagaaaaaaaatgagagTTTAATGAAATGTTCAGCACCGATACTTAGTACAGTGCTTAGAGTGAAAACGCCTTTACTTGACACCTCTGACAGTCAGTCTTGCCTTTCTGTTACAGGTCAGCCCTCCAAACTCTTATACGTGATGCACAACTCGGAGACTCCCCTCAGTTGCCTGGCTCTGTTTGAAGGCGGACCCTGCCTGGTAGCCGACGCAAACTTTGACGTTCTCATGGTGAAGCTAAAAAGTCACTTCCAAAATGCCAAGGGGCACAAGGTGGAGTGTCG
It contains:
- the med20 gene encoding mediator of RNA polymerase II transcription subunit 20 gives rise to the protein MGVTCVCQVPVAEGKSVQQTVDILHKKLEQLGAVKQGSFCVDCETYHATGNVSGQPSKLLYVMHNSETPLSCLALFEGGPCLVADANFDVLMVKLKSHFQNAKGHKVECRGSRYRYCDFLIKVGTVTMSSSARGISVEVEYCPCVVPGDCWNLTKEFMQSFLGSSVPELPSVFAAKPEGLFAPADCVDTMTQYLELFNKLRKLQIPGSNVR